A stretch of Arachis hypogaea cultivar Tifrunner chromosome 15, arahy.Tifrunner.gnm2.J5K5, whole genome shotgun sequence DNA encodes these proteins:
- the LOC112750848 gene encoding DNA polymerase epsilon subunit B: MSASTRKKVQRKCKIRGRVLKVEALDEILSFVSRFEGPDEDEAIDLLLDELELELESQKSTIIEKEPVHRVVSRLLQADAAVEESSDPCSAGGSAIRVVDAFLVPKFRYDPIRKQFYEHTGSLPIHGDASAKAALYRDRFLLLFQRLSRDQNFSKPAFESEFSHFGSCEISPIQSLVGQTGRKWVMGVISQLEDGHFYLEDLTASVEINLSNAKITTGFFSENTIVVAEGEMLASGIFQVLTCGFPPLEDRDKSLRQIAGHDFFGSGTLTKEETIRLADMEKKAVNDMFVILSDIWLDNEEAMGKLETVLDGFESVEVVPSLFVFMGNFSSHPCNLAFHAYSTLRSQFGKLGQLIAAHPRLTEHSKFLFIPGPDDAGPSTVLPRRALPKYLTEELQNHIPNAIFSSNPCRVKFYTQEIVFFRQDMLYRMRRSCLMPPSMEETDDPFQHLVATMTHQSHLCPLPLTVQPIIWNYDHCLYLYPTPHTIVLGDRSQQKAFKYTGITCFNTGSFSIDSTFVAYRPCSQEVELSAL, from the exons ATGAGTGCTTCGACGAGGAAGAAGGTGCAGAGGAAGTGCAAGATCAGAGGGCGCGTCCTCAAAGTCGAAGCTCTTGACGAGATCCTCTCCTTCGTCTCTCGATTCGAAGGCCCCGATGAGGACGAAGCCATCGATCTCCTCCTCGACGAACTCGAACTCGAACTCGAATCTC AGAAATCCACTATAATCGAGAAAGAGCCGGTGCACCGTGTGGTGAGCCGGCTGTTGCAAGCTGATGCGGCTGTCGAGGAGAGCTCCGATCCATGCTCTGCCGGCGGTTCTGCCATTCGCGTCGTCGATGCGTTCCTGGTCCCCAAGTTCAGATACGACCCTATTAGAAAGCAGTTCTACGA GCACACAGGCAGCTTGCCTATTCATGGTGACGCATCAGCAAAAGCGGCCTTGTATAGGGATAGGTTTTTGTTGTTGTTCCAGAGGCTCTCTCGAGATCAGAATTTTTCGAAACCTGCTTTTGAATCAGAATTTTCACATTTTGGGAGCTGTGAG ATATCTCCTATCCAATCTCTGGTTGGACAAACGGGTAGAAAATGGGTAATGGGAGTAATATCTCAGCTGGAGGATGGACATTTTTATTTAGAAGATCTTACCGCTTCAGttgaaattaatttgtctaatgcT AAGATAACTACAGGATTCTTTTCTGAGAACACCATAGTTGTTGCTGAAGGCGAGATGCTGGCATCGGGAATATTTCAG GTTTTAACGTGTGGATTTCCCCCACTGGAGGATAGGGATAAGTCACTTAGACAAATTGCAGGGCATGATTTTTTCGGTAGTGGTACTTTAACGAAAGAGGAAACT ATCAGACTGGCAGACATGGAGAAAAAAGCAGTCAATGATATGTTTGTTATTCTGTCTGATATTTGGCTAGACAATGAAGAG GCTATGGGAAAGCTGGAGACTGTGCTTGATGGTTTTGAGAGTGTGGAAGTTGTTCCTTCCTTATTTGTCTTCATGGGGAACTTCTCTTCTCATCCATGTAACCTTGCGTTTCATGCTTATTCAACCCTCAG GTCACAGTTTGGAAAGCTAGGGCAACTAATTGCTGCCCATCCACGGCTAACAGAGCACAGTAAATTCCTGTTTATTCCAGGTCCTGATGATGCAG GCCCTTCAACAGTTCTGCCTAGGCGTGCTCTACCGAAATATTTGACAGAGGAGCTCCAAAATCACATACCAAATGCCATATTCTCAAGCAACCCCTGCAG GGTCAAGTTCTATACTCAAGAAATTGTATTTTTCCGCCAGGATATGCTGTATAGAATGCGTCGATCATGTTTAATGCCACCTTCTATGGAAGAAACTGATGATCCTTTTCAGCAT CTTGTGGCTACCATGACCCATCAGTCTCATCTCTGTCCACTCCCTCTAACTGTACAACCGATCATCTGGAACTATGACCACTGCCTTTATCTTTATCCAACTCCGCACACG ATTGTCTTGGGAGACAGAAGTCAGCAGAAGGCATTCAAGTACACAGGAATCACTTGTTTCAACACTGGTTCCTTCTCAATTGACAGCACTTTCGTGGCATACCGGCCTTGCTCTCAGGAAGTTGAATTGTCAGCCTTGTAA
- the LOC112750847 gene encoding pentatricopeptide repeat-containing protein At1g73400, mitochondrial, translating into MPSISRSKTMVGMFHRYLNYLKSPSFSPLTLQAPRQTETTLQLPVFSSFQHSPCHISRSHASCVYLIQSSSLHIHSFGKHVVPMRNYCSKTVSVIQNSSFSVNVEEVNGLESYVDKVYNSVMDSSLGFNNLENALDQLGVPLSTPLVTGVLYRLRYDEKIAFRFFTWAGCQQNYSHEPCAYNDMMDILSCTKYKTKQFRIVCDMLEYMKRHNKNTVPVEVLLTILRRYTEKYLTRVQKFAKKKRIRVKTQPEINAFNLLLDALCKCCLVEDAEGLYKKVRKRIKANADTHNILVFGWCRVRNPTRAMKFLEEMIELGHKPDNFTYNTALDTFFKAGMITEALNLFEFMRTKDSTISSPTAKTYAIVIVALVQNDRMEECFELTGHMISNGCLPDVSTYKDIIEGMCLNGKIDEAYKFLDEMGNKGYPPDIVTYNCFLKVLCDNKKSEEALKLYGRMIEFGCLPSVQTYNMLISMFFDMDDPDGAFETWHEMEERGCRPDTHTYCVMVEGLFRCNRIDDAFILLEEVINKGIKLPYRKFDSFLMQLSTIGDLHAIHRLSDHMRKFYNHAMARRYALSQKRKSMSLRGK; encoded by the coding sequence ATGCCTTCGATTTCAAGAAGCAAAACGATGGTGGGTATGTTTCATAGGTACCTAAACTATCTGAAAAGTCCTTCCTTTTCTCCATTAACCCTTCAAGCTCCACGTCAAACTGAAACCACACTTCAATTGccagttttttcttcttttcagcaCTCCCCTTGCCATATTTCAAGATCACATGCTTCTTGTGTTTACTTAATTCAGTCTTCATCACTGCATATTCACTCTTTTGGTAAACATGTTGTTCCAATGCGGAATTATTGTTCAAAAACTGTCTCAGTGATCCAAAATTCTAGCTTTAGTGTGAATGTTGAAGAAGTTAATGGTTTAGAGAGCTATGTTGATAAGGTTTATAACTCTGTGATGGATAGTTCACTAGGTTTTAACAATTTGGAAAATGCCCTTGATCAATTGGGTGTTCCATTGTCTACCCCATTGGTCACCGGGGTGTTGTATAGGCTTCGTTATGACGAAAAGATTGCATTTCGGTTCTTCACTTGGGCTGGCTGTCAACAGAATTATTCACATGAGCCTTGTGCTTATAATGATATGATGGACATCTTATCTTGTACTAAGTACAAGACAAAGCAGTTCCGGATAGTTTGCGACATGCTGGAGTATATGAAGAGGCATAACAAGAACACGGTGCCAGTTGAAGTCCTCTTGACGATTTTGAGGAGGTATACAGAGAAGTATCTGACTCGTGTGCAGAAGTTTGCGAAGAAGAAGAGGATAAGAGTGAAGACACAGCCAGAAATAAATGCATTTAACTTGCTCTTGGATGCCCTGTGCAAGTGTTGCTTAGTTGAGGATGCTGAAGGTCTGTATAAGAAAGTTAGGAAAAGGATCAAGGCGAATGCAGATACACACAATATATTGGTTTTCGGCTGGTGTAGGGTTAGAAACCCGACTAGGGCAATGAAATTCCTGGAAGAGATGATTGAATTGGGTCATAAGCCTGACAATTTCACTTACAACACCGCCCTTGATACCTTTTTCAAGGCAGGCATGATAACCGAGGCACTAAATCTTTTCGAATTCATGAGAACGAAAGATTCAACCATATCTTCTCCCACTGCAAAGACTTATGCAATTGTAATTGTGGCGCTTGTGCAAAATGATAGAATGGAGGAGTGTTTTGAACTTACGGGGCATATGATTAGCAATGGTTGCCTTCCTGATGTTTCAACATACAAGGATATAATTGAAGGGATGTGTTTGAATGGAAAGATAGATGAAGCTTACAAGTTCTTGGATGAGATGGGAAATAAAGGTTACCCTCCAGATATTGTTACTTATAATTGTTTCCTCAAGGTCCTTTGTGACAATAAGAAGTCTGAGGAAGCCCTTAAACTATATGGAAGAATGATTGAATTCGGTTGCCTTCCTAGTGTTCAGACTTATAATATGCTGATTTCAATGTTTTTTGATATGGATGATCCTGATGGGGCATTTGAGACTTGGCACGAAATGGAGGAGCGAGGTTGCAGACCGGACACACACACTTACTGTGTGATGGTTGAGGGGCTATTTCGCTGCAATAGAATTGACGACGCTTTTATTCTTTTGGAAGAAGTGATAAACAAGGGAATAAAGTTGCCATATAGGAAGTTCGATTCCTTTTTGATGCAACTCTCGACAATTGGTGATCTCCATGCCATTCACAGGCTTTCAGATCACATGAGGAAGTTCTATAATCATGCTATGGCAAGACGTTATGCACTAAGCCAGAAGCGTAAGAGCATGAGTTTGAGAGGAAAGTAA
- the LOC112750846 gene encoding glutamate decarboxylase isoform X2, whose product MVITSAVTDPEEQTQSLHSTFASRYVRDPIPRFKMPEKCIPKDAAYQIINDELMLDGTPRLNLASFVTTWMEPECDKLIMASLNKNYVDMDEYPVTTELQNRCVNMIAHLYHAPIGEDEAAVGVGTVGSSEAIMLAGLAFKRKWQAKRKAEGKPYDKPNIVTGANVQVCWEKFARYFEVELKEVKLTEGCYVMDPVKAVEMVDENTICVAAILGSTLTGEFEDVKLLNELLTKKNKETGWNTSIHVDAASGGFIAPFLYPDLEWDFRLPLVKSINVSGHKYGLVYPGVGWVVWRSKDDLPEELVFHINYLGSDQPTFTLNFSKGSSQIIAQYYQFIRLGTEGYKNIMENCRENARILREGIEKMGRFNIVSKDVGVPLVAFSLKDSSQHTVFEVSDHLRKFGWIVPAYTMPPDAQHIAVLRVVIREDFSRGLAERLVSDIVKVVDLLDTLPSPLSTKKAHVVAVANNETSEKAKKSALETQKEIALYWKRLVDGKRVGAC is encoded by the exons ATGGTGATCACCTCCGCTGTCACAGATCCTGAAGAACAAACACAAAGCTTGCACTCTACTTTTGCTTCCAGATATGTTCGTGACCCTATTCCCAG GTTCAAGATGCCAGAGAAGTGTATACCAAAGGATGCAGCATATCAGATCATAAACGATGAGTTGATGTTGGATGGAACACCAAGGCTTAACTTGGCATCTTTTGTGACCACTTGGATGGAGCCTGAGTGTGATAAGCTCATCATGGCTTCGCTTAACAAGAACTATGTTGACATGGATGAGTATCCTGTCACCACTGAGCTCCag AATAGGTGCGTTAATATGATAGCGCACCTATACCATGCTCCTATTGGTGAGGATGAGGCTGCAGTCGGTGTGGGAACCGTCGGATCATCAGAGGCAATAATGTTGGCAGGTCTAGCTTTTAAAAGGAAATGGCAGGCAAAGAGAAAAGCAGAAGGCAAACCTTATGATAAGCCTAACATAGTTACCGGCGCTAATGTGCAG GTTTGTTGGGAGAAGTTTGCACGGTATTTTGAGGTTGAGCTTAAGGAAGTGAAACTCACAGAAGGATGCTATGTGATGGACCCTGTGAAAGCAGTTGAAATGGTTGATGAGAACACCATCTGTGTGGCGGCGATTTTGGGGTCGACACTCACCGGAGAGTTTGAAGATGTGAAGCTTCTTAATGAGCTTCTTACTAAGAAGAATAAGGAGACAGGATGGAATACCTCGATTCATGTTGATGCTGCCAGCGGAGGGTTCATTGCCCCATTTCTCTACCCTGATCTTGAGTGGGATTTTCGCTTACCATTAGTGAAGAGCATCAATGTTAGTGGTCATAAGTATGGTCTTGTCTACCCCGGTGTCGGTTGGGTTGTTTGGAGGAGTAAAGATGACTTGCCAGAGGAACTTGTTTTTCACATAAACTATCTCGGATCGGATCAGCCAACATTTACCCTCAATTTCTCCAAAG GCTCTAGTCAAATTATTGCTCAATATTACCAATTTATACGGCTTGGCACTGAG GGCTACAAAAATATCATGGAGAACTGCAGGGAGAATGCAAGAATTCTGAGGGAGGGAATTGAGAAAATGGGCCGGTTCAATATCGTCTCTAAGGACGTTGGCGTGCCGCTTGTCGCCTTCTCTTTGAAAGACAGCAGCCAACACACAGTGTTTGAGGTGTCAGACCATCTGAGAAAATTTGGCTGGATAGTTCCGGCCTACACAATGCCGCCAGACGCGCAGCACATTGCGGTCCTCCGGGTGGTGATCAGGGAGGATTTCAGCCGCGGATTGGCGGAGAGACTCGTGTCCGACATAGTGAAAGTTGTGGATCTCTTGGACACACTTCCAAGCCCTCTATCAACAAAAAAGGCACATGTGGTAGCTGTTGCTAATAATGAGACAAGTGAGAAGGCTAAGAAGAGTGCATTAGAGACTCAGAAAGAGATTGCCTTGTATTGGAAGAGGCTTGTGGATGGCAAAAGAGTTGGAGCATGTTAG
- the LOC112750846 gene encoding glutamate decarboxylase isoform X1 — protein MVITSAVTDPEEQTQSLHSTFASRYVRDPIPRFKMPEKCIPKDAAYQIINDELMLDGTPRLNLASFVTTWMEPECDKLIMASLNKNYVDMDEYPVTTELQNRCVNMIAHLYHAPIGEDEAAVGVGTVGSSEAIMLAGLAFKRKWQAKRKAEGKPYDKPNIVTGANVQVCWEKFARYFEVELKEVKLTEGCYVMDPVKAVEMVDENTICVAAILGSTLTGEFEDVKLLNELLTKKNKETGWNTSIHVDAASGGFIAPFLYPDLEWDFRLPLVKSINVSGHKYGLVYPGVGWVVWRSKDDLPEELVFHINYLGSDQPTFTLNFSKAGSSQIIAQYYQFIRLGTEGYKNIMENCRENARILREGIEKMGRFNIVSKDVGVPLVAFSLKDSSQHTVFEVSDHLRKFGWIVPAYTMPPDAQHIAVLRVVIREDFSRGLAERLVSDIVKVVDLLDTLPSPLSTKKAHVVAVANNETSEKAKKSALETQKEIALYWKRLVDGKRVGAC, from the exons ATGGTGATCACCTCCGCTGTCACAGATCCTGAAGAACAAACACAAAGCTTGCACTCTACTTTTGCTTCCAGATATGTTCGTGACCCTATTCCCAG GTTCAAGATGCCAGAGAAGTGTATACCAAAGGATGCAGCATATCAGATCATAAACGATGAGTTGATGTTGGATGGAACACCAAGGCTTAACTTGGCATCTTTTGTGACCACTTGGATGGAGCCTGAGTGTGATAAGCTCATCATGGCTTCGCTTAACAAGAACTATGTTGACATGGATGAGTATCCTGTCACCACTGAGCTCCag AATAGGTGCGTTAATATGATAGCGCACCTATACCATGCTCCTATTGGTGAGGATGAGGCTGCAGTCGGTGTGGGAACCGTCGGATCATCAGAGGCAATAATGTTGGCAGGTCTAGCTTTTAAAAGGAAATGGCAGGCAAAGAGAAAAGCAGAAGGCAAACCTTATGATAAGCCTAACATAGTTACCGGCGCTAATGTGCAG GTTTGTTGGGAGAAGTTTGCACGGTATTTTGAGGTTGAGCTTAAGGAAGTGAAACTCACAGAAGGATGCTATGTGATGGACCCTGTGAAAGCAGTTGAAATGGTTGATGAGAACACCATCTGTGTGGCGGCGATTTTGGGGTCGACACTCACCGGAGAGTTTGAAGATGTGAAGCTTCTTAATGAGCTTCTTACTAAGAAGAATAAGGAGACAGGATGGAATACCTCGATTCATGTTGATGCTGCCAGCGGAGGGTTCATTGCCCCATTTCTCTACCCTGATCTTGAGTGGGATTTTCGCTTACCATTAGTGAAGAGCATCAATGTTAGTGGTCATAAGTATGGTCTTGTCTACCCCGGTGTCGGTTGGGTTGTTTGGAGGAGTAAAGATGACTTGCCAGAGGAACTTGTTTTTCACATAAACTATCTCGGATCGGATCAGCCAACATTTACCCTCAATTTCTCCAAAG CAGGCTCTAGTCAAATTATTGCTCAATATTACCAATTTATACGGCTTGGCACTGAG GGCTACAAAAATATCATGGAGAACTGCAGGGAGAATGCAAGAATTCTGAGGGAGGGAATTGAGAAAATGGGCCGGTTCAATATCGTCTCTAAGGACGTTGGCGTGCCGCTTGTCGCCTTCTCTTTGAAAGACAGCAGCCAACACACAGTGTTTGAGGTGTCAGACCATCTGAGAAAATTTGGCTGGATAGTTCCGGCCTACACAATGCCGCCAGACGCGCAGCACATTGCGGTCCTCCGGGTGGTGATCAGGGAGGATTTCAGCCGCGGATTGGCGGAGAGACTCGTGTCCGACATAGTGAAAGTTGTGGATCTCTTGGACACACTTCCAAGCCCTCTATCAACAAAAAAGGCACATGTGGTAGCTGTTGCTAATAATGAGACAAGTGAGAAGGCTAAGAAGAGTGCATTAGAGACTCAGAAAGAGATTGCCTTGTATTGGAAGAGGCTTGTGGATGGCAAAAGAGTTGGAGCATGTTAG